The Deinococcus malanensis DNA window AGGCCAGCAGCAGTACTGCTGCCATGCCCAGGGCAACCATCAGATTCAACGACGCCGTATACGCGGCGGTCACCGTGAACAGGAGGCCCACCCCCAGAGGCGTCAGGGCCTGCGCCCCGTTCACAGACCGGGCCATCCTGCCGTTGACGGACCCAAAGACCTGAGGGCCGTAAAAACTCAGCAGGACTTCAGTGCGGGCCAGCGTCAGCGCGCCACTCGCCATGCCGAACAGTGCAGCGGCAAGCACCGCCACCAGCTTGAATTCAGCCAGGTGAAACAGGAACGTTGCGAAGGACAACTGGGCGATCAGAGCACCGGTCAGCGGCAGCGCACTCCACCTGGCCATCAGAGGCATGAACAGCATCCGGCCGGGGAGGGCAGCCAGACCCATCAGCGCGGCCAGTCCGGCCGCCTCAAGTGGAAGGTATCCTGACCCGAGCAGCAGCGGCACCAGTTGCAAGCCGACCCCGACAGTCACGATCCGCGCCAGGGTGAAGGCCATGGTGAGCCAGGGAAGCCGCCAGTCCGGCACAAAAGGGGAACTGACCGAGGACGCCCTGAACGAGTCAGGCAGGACCTTCCAGACCAGTGCCCCGATGATCAGCAGCAGTGCCGACAAGCCCAGCAGGGTCGCCTGCCGGCCGAAGCTCTGGAGCAGAACCGTGGTCAGCGGCACGAAGACCGTGCTGGCCAGCCCTGCCACGAGGGTGATGGTCAGGCTGGCGCGGCGCCGTGCGGGCCCGCTGAGCTGGTGCGCCAGGACGGCAAAGACGGCCTCGTAGAAGGTCAGGCTCATCGCTAGGCCTGCCAGTAGCCACCCGGCCACAAACATCACGTACCCGGAGGAGACCGCCAGGACCATAAAGGCCGCCGCGCCCAGCACGGCCCCTGCAGTCAGCAGAACCCGCCCGCCATGTCGATCAAGGGTGCGTCCGACCCCGGGAGCCAGGACAGCCGTCACCACCAGCGCGAGGGTAAAGGCCAACCCTGTGTGGGTCCGGCTCCAGCCGAAAGCCTGTTCGGTCGCGACCGCCAGAAGGGGCTGGGCATAGTAGAGGGCGCCGTAACTGACCGTGCTGAGCAAAGCCAGCGTCCACACCAGTGCTGGTGTGGACGCTGATGGTCGGAGCATCAGCCGAGAGAGATGGGCGCCTGGGGAGTGCAGCAGCCGCTTTCGGGCGTACAGTCTGCTG harbors:
- a CDS encoding MFS transporter; the protein is MLRPSASTPALVWTLALLSTVSYGALYYAQPLLAVATEQAFGWSRTHTGLAFTLALVVTAVLAPGVGRTLDRHGGRVLLTAGAVLGAAAFMVLAVSSGYVMFVAGWLLAGLAMSLTFYEAVFAVLAHQLSGPARRRASLTITLVAGLASTVFVPLTTVLLQSFGRQATLLGLSALLLIIGALVWKVLPDSFRASSVSSPFVPDWRLPWLTMAFTLARIVTVGVGLQLVPLLLGSGYLPLEAAGLAALMGLAALPGRMLFMPLMARWSALPLTGALIAQLSFATFLFHLAEFKLVAVLAAALFGMASGALTLARTEVLLSFYGPQVFGSVNGRMARSVNGAQALTPLGVGLLFTVTAAYTASLNLMVALGMAAVLLLASAGPMNSLGRPASGDFPRHR